In Candidatus Poribacteria bacterium, the following are encoded in one genomic region:
- a CDS encoding energy-coupling factor transporter transmembrane component T, producing the protein MQNTKLEPRTKILMMLIGGCLVILLDSPMALFVCFLGSLALVALSVPTWRQIGLLCVFLFFTTWGLIYSQAIFYNEFPRTVLFTLVPAEFPIFGKMTGGIRVYREGLFHGIVQSLRFNTTLVIGCFIVWTTQPRDLLLALAQLRVPATLAFMVTTALHFIPVIANEAAAVFRSQRLRGFRYFRLNLLATCRGVLNSFRPILAGNIRHATHLGESVESRGFSPEAAVQRTSLRALKMRAWDFGLLAVLSVCLVGIVGLKLLYFCYANGIYYASWLRVVYTFTREVL; encoded by the coding sequence ATGCAGAATACTAAACTGGAACCCCGCACGAAAATATTGATGATGCTGATAGGCGGATGTCTCGTCATTTTGCTGGACAGTCCAATGGCACTGTTCGTCTGTTTTTTGGGGAGTCTCGCACTTGTGGCGTTATCTGTCCCGACATGGCGGCAGATCGGGTTGCTCTGCGTCTTTCTCTTTTTTACGACGTGGGGATTAATTTACAGTCAGGCGATCTTCTATAACGAGTTTCCGCGCACAGTACTGTTTACGCTCGTGCCAGCGGAATTCCCGATCTTCGGGAAGATGACGGGCGGTATCCGTGTCTATCGGGAGGGATTGTTTCACGGGATTGTCCAATCCCTTCGTTTCAACACGACGCTTGTGATCGGATGTTTCATCGTCTGGACGACGCAACCGCGGGATCTGCTCCTCGCTTTAGCGCAGTTACGTGTGCCAGCGACACTCGCTTTTATGGTGACGACTGCCCTGCATTTCATTCCGGTGATTGCGAATGAGGCGGCGGCTGTCTTCCGTTCCCAAAGGCTCAGAGGGTTCCGGTATTTCCGATTGAATTTGTTGGCGACCTGTCGGGGGGTTCTCAATAGTTTCCGACCTATCTTGGCGGGGAATATCCGGCACGCGACGCATCTCGGTGAGTCTGTTGAGAGCCGGGGGTTTTCGCCGGAAGCGGCGGTGCAACGGACCTCTTTGCGGGCTTTGAAGATGCGCGCATGGGATTTTGGGCTGCTCGCCGTGTTGTCTGTCTGTTTAGTTGGTATTGTGGGGTTGAAGCTGCTCTATTTCTGCTATGCGAACGGTATCTATTATGCGTCGTGGTTGCGGGTGGTCTATACGTTTACGCGGGAGGTTCTGTAG
- a CDS encoding STAS domain-containing protein, translating into MATEIREQDGVTIIEPSGRIVGLAVSELRETISQQIEAADTPRILINFSDVNQVDSGGLGALMEARALANQKQGRIGVINVGENIKNLLVLSRIVSQFEHFDSEDAAVAALSA; encoded by the coding sequence ATGGCAACAGAAATTCGTGAGCAAGACGGTGTTACGATTATAGAACCCAGCGGAAGGATAGTCGGATTAGCGGTATCAGAACTCCGGGAAACAATCTCGCAACAGATAGAGGCTGCTGATACACCGCGCATCCTCATTAATTTTTCGGATGTCAATCAGGTCGACAGTGGAGGACTCGGTGCCCTTATGGAGGCACGTGCCTTGGCAAACCAAAAGCAAGGACGCATCGGTGTCATCAATGTCGGGGAAAACATCAAAAACCTACTCGTTCTGAGCCGAATTGTAAGTCAGTTTGAGCATTTCGACAGCGAAGATGCTGCAGTCGCGGCACTCTCCGCATAA
- a CDS encoding DUF5695 domain-containing protein gives MFFLDRFYRSGYSQVKTESEQDIMLQVRYARYTPHDAYLRLTNEHYILDVDRRSGVIKGLYLTEDAQGTNFFGNEQNTRLNIWWKQRHVPEKAQRIPMHCWTGDVVLKARLADEESWRAMHTFLSDDVRTVTYDDDSITTRYAGDSVNRGGLQHLDIEQHYEFDDDAILWTITLENRTQTQVEVGELGLPITLNTNYNIGDEKQGFNHRSVESTKYVFEQRVIESSFVSGHSSYILATRASGKGDHLLFIPQGDTAFEAISGYGLFPNTEMMRGEGSMFYLFSEATAVEPWYNGHRSLTLAPSEKRTFAFTLCRVKDYADVNETLYQQGKVAVKIVPGMVLPVDTTAHLLLRCQKRITAIEMDGGIDVEPVAMMGDRHTYTVRLTSMGEQKVKIRYGNGDWTHLLFKGIAAIEDLMKARAKFIVENQRVEDPDDLCHYSFRIWNNEAERLIVEEEAPCGSIDMGGSDDRCFAPPVFLAGKNAYYPDEQEIHALDEFIENFLYGKLQDKDNYRVLNSLIGLREGSWRRWDYVWRIYNYPHVYNIYYQMYRITKLHGVQTSREPLEYLDLAYNTALASYLDSTYESVYETKNYIDYHRGNMSKTHAPMGSPILAHLLRSLKIEGMDAEHQTLRDAIEGCLPFFLEEEYPFASEYCFDHASKAALYYLAQVADDESLKKRTVDTILASRDATPMWFSYCTNMRYIGCYPTPLLARPLFDRYEQTGDLHFLQKAYGATLAVWSCVDPSGKGYNGREWRFNPPEKGSPEYNYYRNGCFSGEVGMGLYGNLSMLKSYLVQDPDFGLIGYGCAVAETANDFTLVPQDGLGVRASFVPLGVELETLKARIEKVTLTKDLRRLELVLSKPSKHTECAHISIRGMAAGSYQCSVGHVTCGEQLEWGVPYAEGQEFIVVTLVC, from the coding sequence TTGTTTTTTCTTGACAGATTCTATCGGAGCGGGTATTCTCAAGTTAAAACCGAAAGTGAGCAGGATATTATGCTACAGGTCCGATACGCACGCTATACTCCCCACGATGCCTATCTCCGTTTAACAAATGAACATTACATCCTTGATGTGGACAGACGGAGCGGTGTTATCAAAGGTCTGTACCTGACAGAAGACGCGCAAGGCACAAACTTCTTTGGGAATGAGCAGAACACGCGCCTCAATATCTGGTGGAAGCAACGGCACGTCCCGGAAAAGGCACAACGGATCCCCATGCACTGCTGGACTGGTGATGTCGTGCTGAAGGCGCGACTTGCGGATGAAGAGTCGTGGCGCGCGATGCATACCTTCCTCAGCGACGATGTCCGCACAGTGACTTATGACGATGATTCGATAACGACCCGTTATGCCGGCGATTCTGTCAACCGAGGCGGACTTCAACATCTTGATATTGAGCAACATTATGAATTTGACGACGATGCGATTCTGTGGACGATCACGCTTGAGAACAGGACGCAGACACAGGTCGAAGTCGGTGAGTTGGGGTTGCCGATCACGCTGAATACGAATTACAACATCGGCGACGAGAAACAGGGATTCAATCACAGGTCGGTTGAGTCTACGAAGTATGTCTTTGAGCAACGCGTGATTGAGAGTTCGTTTGTCTCCGGGCATTCATCCTATATCCTTGCAACCCGTGCAAGCGGCAAAGGCGACCATTTGCTCTTTATTCCGCAGGGCGACACTGCATTTGAGGCAATTTCAGGGTATGGATTGTTCCCAAATACCGAGATGATGAGGGGTGAGGGTTCCATGTTTTATCTGTTTTCCGAGGCGACAGCAGTTGAGCCTTGGTATAACGGACACCGATCGCTTACTTTGGCTCCGAGTGAAAAACGGACTTTCGCATTTACGCTATGTCGTGTTAAGGACTACGCCGATGTCAACGAGACATTGTATCAGCAAGGCAAGGTCGCTGTGAAGATTGTGCCGGGAATGGTGCTTCCTGTTGACACGACAGCGCATCTGCTGCTCCGGTGCCAGAAACGGATTACGGCTATTGAGATGGACGGTGGCATCGACGTTGAACCTGTCGCAATGATGGGTGACCGCCATACGTATACCGTTCGTCTCACTTCGATGGGAGAGCAGAAGGTGAAAATCCGTTACGGAAATGGTGATTGGACACACCTGCTGTTCAAGGGGATTGCAGCGATAGAAGATTTGATGAAAGCGCGTGCGAAATTCATCGTCGAGAATCAGCGGGTTGAGGATCCGGACGACCTCTGCCACTATAGTTTTCGTATCTGGAACAACGAGGCTGAAAGGCTCATTGTGGAAGAGGAGGCACCCTGTGGTTCGATTGATATGGGGGGCAGCGACGACCGGTGTTTCGCACCACCCGTATTCCTCGCTGGGAAAAACGCTTATTATCCTGACGAGCAGGAGATCCACGCCTTGGATGAATTTATTGAGAATTTCCTTTACGGCAAACTGCAGGACAAAGACAACTATCGGGTGTTGAACTCACTCATCGGGCTGAGGGAGGGTTCGTGGCGGCGGTGGGATTACGTCTGGCGTATCTATAACTATCCGCACGTCTATAACATCTATTATCAGATGTATCGGATTACTAAGTTGCACGGGGTACAAACGAGCCGTGAGCCATTGGAATATCTCGACCTCGCCTATAACACGGCACTCGCGTCCTATCTCGATTCTACCTACGAGAGCGTCTATGAGACGAAGAATTACATCGATTACCATCGCGGTAATATGTCGAAAACGCATGCACCGATGGGGTCACCGATTCTGGCACATCTACTGAGATCGTTGAAAATAGAGGGGATGGATGCCGAACACCAGACGCTCCGAGATGCCATTGAGGGGTGTCTCCCGTTTTTCCTTGAGGAGGAATATCCGTTCGCATCGGAGTATTGTTTCGATCACGCCTCAAAGGCGGCGTTATACTACTTGGCGCAGGTCGCCGACGATGAATCGCTGAAGAAGCGGACTGTGGATACAATCCTCGCAAGTCGCGACGCTACACCGATGTGGTTTTCCTACTGCACGAATATGCGGTATATCGGGTGTTATCCGACACCGCTGTTGGCGCGTCCGCTGTTCGACAGATATGAGCAAACGGGTGATTTGCATTTCCTGCAGAAGGCTTACGGCGCGACTTTGGCGGTCTGGAGTTGTGTGGATCCGTCGGGTAAGGGGTACAACGGTCGGGAGTGGCGGTTCAATCCACCGGAGAAAGGGTCGCCGGAATATAACTACTATCGGAACGGCTGCTTCTCTGGTGAGGTGGGTATGGGACTCTACGGCAACTTGAGTATGCTGAAATCCTATCTCGTTCAAGATCCGGATTTTGGGCTTATTGGCTACGGGTGCGCTGTCGCAGAAACGGCGAACGATTTTACGCTTGTCCCACAAGATGGGTTGGGTGTTAGGGCATCTTTTGTGCCGCTCGGCGTGGAGTTGGAGACGTTGAAGGCGCGTATTGAGAAGGTAACACTTACGAAGGATTTGCGGCGGTTGGAGTTGGTTTTATCGAAGCCGTCCAAGCATACGGAATGTGCGCATATCTCTATTCGGGGGATGGCGGCGGGGTCCTACCAATGTAGTGTGGGGCATGTCACGTGTGGTGAGCAGCTTGAGTGGGGCGTGCCTTATGCGGAGGGTCAGGAATTTATTGTTGTGACGTTGGTTTGTTAA
- a CDS encoding D-2-hydroxyacid dehydrogenase, translating to MAKVKVLIASGISQEIADMLQDAPPEMDIHFLPKDESLSDHLSDVEILYGTVPEAALPYATSLQWVMQPFVGVEGSMYPAFKESSITLVNSKRLYGPQLAEHAFALLLALTRGINTQLDLMREKKWEWLPCVEVSGMTMGVLGLGGIGRAVAQRAKAFDFNVIAVDPEPMDKPDTVDELGQLDWLPEFLSRSEVLTVCCPITPQTHKLLSHAEFDALPEGSFFINVSRGRVVDEEALIAALESGKLAGAGLDVTYTEPCPTDNPLWMLPNVILTSHTAGASQNIAKRAMELFINNMHKYVNGEPLTNVVDKDKGY from the coding sequence ATGGCAAAAGTCAAAGTCCTGATTGCCAGCGGAATTAGCCAAGAAATCGCAGATATGCTGCAGGATGCCCCACCGGAGATGGACATCCATTTTTTACCGAAAGACGAATCGCTCAGCGACCACCTTTCAGATGTTGAAATCCTCTACGGAACAGTGCCAGAGGCGGCACTCCCTTATGCGACCTCCCTTCAGTGGGTGATGCAGCCATTCGTAGGCGTGGAAGGCTCAATGTATCCCGCCTTCAAAGAAAGTTCGATCACACTCGTGAACAGCAAACGGTTGTATGGACCACAGCTTGCCGAACATGCGTTCGCGCTTCTGCTCGCGCTGACACGCGGCATCAATACACAACTCGATCTGATGCGGGAGAAAAAATGGGAGTGGCTGCCGTGTGTTGAGGTATCAGGGATGACGATGGGGGTACTCGGACTCGGCGGTATCGGTAGAGCTGTCGCGCAACGCGCCAAGGCGTTCGATTTCAACGTGATCGCAGTGGACCCGGAACCGATGGACAAGCCAGACACAGTTGATGAATTGGGTCAACTCGATTGGTTGCCAGAGTTCCTATCCCGCTCGGAAGTGTTGACGGTTTGCTGTCCAATCACACCGCAAACCCACAAACTGTTATCCCATGCAGAATTCGATGCCCTGCCAGAGGGCAGCTTCTTCATCAACGTCAGTCGCGGTAGGGTAGTGGACGAAGAGGCACTGATTGCCGCACTGGAAAGTGGAAAATTAGCGGGTGCTGGATTAGACGTAACCTATACGGAACCCTGTCCAACAGACAATCCGTTATGGATGCTCCCGAACGTGATTCTAACGTCCCATACTGCTGGCGCATCACAGAACATCGCCAAACGTGCGATGGAACTGTTCATCAATAACATGCACAAATACGTGAATGGTGAACCGCTCACCAACGTTGTGGACAAGGACAAAGGCTATTAG